Proteins encoded together in one Alkalihalobacillus sp. TS-13 window:
- a CDS encoding DUF6526 family protein — protein MSNAYVSAERYPSITTCIYEDLKLTHKQVIALRFASDEKYLDLVERARSENLSPDEIKKTVQHWRADHHRVKGAQKKTVLLLRSGSRRTVPKSNDPC, from the coding sequence TATGTTTCCGCAGAGCGATACCCATCTATAACAACATGTATCTATGAAGACCTAAAGCTTACCCATAAGCAAGTCATTGCGCTTCGATTTGCTTCAGATGAGAAATACCTGGATCTGGTTGAACGTGCAAGATCAGAAAACCTTTCACCAGATGAAATTAAAAAGACGGTTCAGCATTGGCGCGCCGACCATCATCGCGTAAAAGGTGCACAAAAAAAGACGGTTCTTCTGCTTCGGTCAGGAAGCAGGAGAACCGTCCCCAAATCAAATGACCCCTGTTGA
- a CDS encoding sodium-dependent transporter, giving the protein MSQGLEQQAREQWKSRTGFMLAAMGSAIGLGNIWKFPYITGEYGGAAFIIVYLICIAVIGIPVMLAEFAVGRKTQKDAVGSFQELTPGKPWYVTGIFGVMAAFLILSFYGVVAGWSLSYTTKAMSGDLLSVPAEQMGDHFGGFIGNALSPILWQTLFMAIVIIVVVKGIKEGIEKWNKILMPTLGVLLLILVIRGVTLPGAGEGVAFLFSPDFSALSGEAILVALGHAFFSLSLGMGTMITYGSYVPKNVKLPTAATGVSLADTGFALLAGLAIFPALFAFGMDPGAGPGLIFITLPAVFELMPFGQFFAVLFFLLISVAALTSAISILEVPVAYFMRKFEWTRKKATWILGTIIFLFGIPSSLSLGAWGEFTIFGKVFFDAVDFLASYILLPLGGMFIALFAGWALGKQKSLEIGGFGEGSVWGKLWIFSLRFVSPVLIALVLLYSTGVI; this is encoded by the coding sequence ATGAGTCAGGGGTTAGAGCAACAAGCGCGTGAGCAGTGGAAATCGCGTACAGGGTTCATGTTGGCGGCAATGGGTTCCGCAATCGGTTTGGGTAACATTTGGAAGTTCCCTTATATTACGGGGGAATATGGTGGAGCAGCCTTTATCATCGTTTATTTGATTTGTATCGCTGTAATCGGAATACCCGTCATGCTCGCTGAATTTGCGGTTGGGCGAAAGACGCAGAAGGATGCAGTCGGTTCCTTCCAGGAGCTGACGCCTGGTAAACCATGGTATGTGACAGGGATTTTCGGGGTCATGGCGGCATTCCTGATCCTATCATTCTATGGCGTCGTTGCGGGATGGTCTTTATCGTATACGACAAAAGCAATGAGCGGAGACCTTCTCTCTGTTCCTGCTGAGCAGATGGGGGATCACTTCGGTGGATTCATCGGAAACGCACTTAGTCCGATTTTATGGCAGACCTTATTCATGGCGATCGTTATCATTGTTGTTGTGAAAGGGATAAAAGAAGGTATTGAGAAATGGAATAAAATCTTGATGCCTACCTTAGGCGTTCTCTTGCTTATCTTAGTCATTCGTGGTGTAACACTGCCTGGTGCAGGCGAAGGGGTCGCGTTCCTCTTCTCCCCAGACTTCTCAGCGCTCAGTGGAGAAGCCATTCTCGTCGCTTTAGGCCACGCCTTCTTCTCCCTAAGTTTAGGGATGGGGACGATGATCACTTATGGAAGCTATGTACCGAAAAATGTCAAACTTCCTACGGCAGCGACTGGGGTCAGCTTAGCTGATACTGGTTTTGCTTTATTAGCAGGATTAGCAATCTTCCCTGCCCTTTTCGCATTCGGAATGGATCCAGGAGCAGGACCTGGACTGATCTTCATCACGCTTCCAGCAGTCTTTGAGTTGATGCCATTCGGACAGTTCTTTGCTGTCTTGTTCTTCTTACTGATTTCTGTAGCGGCACTTACGTCTGCCATTTCGATTTTGGAAGTTCCGGTTGCGTACTTCATGCGGAAATTCGAATGGACCCGTAAAAAGGCAACATGGATTCTCGGAACGATCATTTTCTTATTCGGAATCCCTTCCTCCCTTTCATTGGGCGCATGGGGCGAATTCACGATCTTCGGTAAAGTATTCTTCGATGCCGTCGATTTCTTAGCTTCTTACATCCTCTTGCCATTAGGCGGTATGTTCATCGCTCTGTTTGCAGGATGGGCGCTTGGCAAGCAGAAATCGCTTGAAATCGGAGGATTTGGCGAAGGCAGCGTTTGGGGTAAACTTTGGATCTTCTCCTTACGTTTCGTCTCTCCAGTACTTATCGCGCTTGTGTTATTGTATTCAACAGGGGTCATTTGA
- a CDS encoding ABC transporter ATP-binding protein: MQNETMVDVKGLVKRYGSFVAVNGVAFQVHKGEIFGLLGPNGAGKTTTIEMLVGLRKPDEGTATLAGYDVRKQVNQVKEVIGVQLQSTSLFELLKVEEILHLYASFYPTHVDIPQLISDMLLTEKQNDRIKSLSGGQKQRLAIALALIHDPEIVFLDEPTTGLDPQARRTLWDIVLRLKERGKTVILSTHYMDEAHVLCDRIGIMDQGELIALDTPTNLVKKLQSTSTVEFRLTNPPERKWFMEMDGVEEVSIKDTFVQLYTDDLQLALTSLIQVSSEHNLNIEDLQTRTATLEDVFIHMTGRSLRES; encoded by the coding sequence ATGCAAAATGAAACGATGGTGGATGTAAAAGGGCTGGTGAAACGCTATGGTTCTTTTGTTGCGGTGAACGGAGTGGCATTCCAGGTTCATAAAGGAGAAATTTTCGGTTTGCTTGGACCGAATGGGGCTGGGAAGACGACAACGATCGAAATGCTGGTCGGTCTGAGAAAGCCTGATGAAGGAACGGCGACACTAGCAGGCTATGATGTTCGAAAACAAGTGAATCAAGTCAAAGAGGTCATTGGTGTACAGCTCCAATCCACCTCTTTATTTGAACTATTAAAAGTAGAAGAGATTCTACACTTATATGCAAGCTTTTACCCGACTCATGTAGACATCCCGCAATTGATCAGCGATATGCTTTTAACGGAAAAGCAGAATGATAGAATCAAAAGCCTCTCCGGGGGACAAAAGCAACGCTTGGCGATTGCACTGGCACTGATTCATGATCCGGAAATTGTTTTTCTTGATGAGCCTACAACTGGACTCGATCCGCAAGCTAGAAGAACGTTATGGGATATTGTCTTGCGTTTGAAGGAGCGGGGGAAAACGGTCATCCTCTCCACACATTATATGGATGAAGCCCATGTGCTCTGCGACCGGATCGGCATCATGGATCAAGGAGAACTGATCGCACTCGACACACCTACTAATCTCGTAAAAAAATTGCAGTCAACGAGCACTGTTGAATTCCGGTTGACCAATCCTCCTGAACGAAAGTGGTTCATGGAAATGGATGGCGTCGAAGAAGTATCCATCAAGGATACCTTCGTACAGCTCTATACGGACGACCTTCAGCTCGCGCTAACATCCTTGATCCAAGTATCTTCAGAACACAATCTGAATATTGAGGATCTGCAAACGCGGACTGCGACATTGGAAGATGTCTTCATACATATGACAGGAAGGAGCCTCAGAGAATCATGA
- a CDS encoding ABC transporter permease: protein MRAYWQLTLAQLRIFARNKQVLFFTLLFPVILMLALGSFVGSGNSLSLTAGIVDLDQTEGSKTLKDLFDKNEGIETTSYEKVQAGKEAVENGDIQLLIAIPKGYEASLKDQNQTFSIPVYYNEKNLSTSELGLTVVNGIIDQYSKKLVDYKPLVTVKKVGIESLNIRYIDFLVPGIVAMMIMNNNMNGVAGQISAWRERGILRRMQGTRLKASTFIAAQITARLLLNGTQALLVVLIADLIFNINVVGSWLAVIFFITLGTLAFMAVGFIIAGIAKNPESAGPIAGFASFPMLFLGGVFFPISNMPDWIQPIVKILPIAHLSSALRETMNIGTPILQLGIETLILGAWLIGGFALASYVFKWE from the coding sequence ATGAGAGCATACTGGCAGTTAACGTTAGCACAACTCCGTATTTTTGCCCGAAATAAACAAGTCTTGTTCTTCACGTTACTCTTTCCGGTCATTTTAATGCTCGCGCTTGGATCCTTTGTCGGTAGTGGGAATTCACTGTCTTTAACAGCAGGAATCGTTGACCTGGATCAAACGGAAGGATCGAAAACCTTAAAAGACTTGTTTGATAAAAATGAAGGAATCGAAACGACTTCTTATGAAAAAGTTCAAGCCGGAAAAGAAGCTGTCGAAAATGGGGATATCCAGCTACTCATTGCCATCCCTAAAGGCTATGAAGCAAGCTTGAAGGATCAAAATCAAACTTTTTCGATACCGGTCTATTACAATGAGAAAAACCTCTCAACCTCTGAGCTAGGGCTCACGGTCGTGAACGGAATCATTGATCAATATAGCAAAAAGTTGGTCGATTATAAGCCATTAGTAACCGTCAAAAAGGTGGGGATCGAGTCACTCAACATCCGATACATCGATTTCCTCGTGCCTGGAATTGTCGCAATGATGATTATGAACAACAACATGAATGGCGTGGCTGGCCAAATTTCAGCCTGGCGTGAACGCGGCATTTTACGAAGAATGCAAGGGACGAGATTGAAAGCCTCCACTTTTATCGCAGCCCAGATCACCGCGCGTTTACTTTTGAATGGAACACAAGCTTTGCTCGTCGTTTTGATCGCAGACCTAATCTTCAATATTAATGTAGTCGGTTCCTGGCTGGCAGTCATCTTTTTTATCACACTGGGAACGCTCGCCTTCATGGCGGTCGGTTTCATTATCGCAGGCATTGCGAAAAATCCGGAAAGTGCTGGTCCAATTGCCGGGTTTGCATCTTTTCCAATGTTGTTCCTTGGGGGCGTATTCTTCCCGATCAGCAACATGCCCGATTGGATCCAACCGATTGTCAAAATCCTGCCGATTGCACATCTTAGCTCCGCTCTAAGAGAAACAATGAACATCGGTACACCAATCTTACAATTAGGTATAGAAACCCTGATCCTCGGCGCCTGGCTTATCGGAGGATTCGCACTCGCAAGCTATGTGTTTAAGTGGGAATAA
- a CDS encoding YdiU family protein, which produces MTKPGWNLDNSYARLPKDLYSKIEPLPVRAPELVKLNESLAEELGLNVEDLKSEEGVAVLAGNETPEGAFPLAQAYAGHQFGNFTMLGDGRAMLIGEQNTPDGDRVDIQLKGSGRTPYSRGGDGRAALGPMLREYIISEAMHALRIPSTRSLAVVTTGGQIIREKQLPGAILTRVASSHIRVGTFQYVRGRGNDEDLRALADYTIDRHYPYLKDKGEDRYLILLKEVMKRQAELIAKWQLVGFIHGVMNTDNMTLSGETIDYGPCAFMDTFDAATVFSSIDTQGRYAYRNQPAIGAWNLARLAETLLPLLHEEQDEAVKLAENEIGKFSGFYNAYWLSGMRGKLGIFNEEAEDESLFEDLLKLMQEHEADYTNTFRALTFDNLDDSDLFKAEKFTQWHKHWQERLERQEESKDQAYQLMKDNNPALIPRNHRVEEALEAAVERGDYSVMERLLNALSNPYAYTPEQEEYCAQPPKTDRPYVTYCGT; this is translated from the coding sequence ATGACTAAACCAGGATGGAACTTGGACAACAGCTATGCACGTCTCCCAAAAGATCTATACTCAAAGATTGAACCATTACCGGTACGCGCTCCAGAATTGGTCAAGCTGAATGAATCATTAGCAGAAGAACTCGGCCTAAATGTTGAAGATCTTAAAAGTGAGGAGGGAGTTGCCGTTCTTGCAGGCAACGAAACGCCAGAAGGTGCATTTCCTCTTGCTCAAGCCTATGCAGGGCACCAATTCGGGAATTTTACGATGCTCGGTGATGGCCGGGCGATGCTGATCGGCGAACAGAACACGCCTGATGGTGATCGTGTCGATATTCAGCTGAAAGGTTCAGGCAGGACGCCATATTCCCGGGGTGGCGACGGTCGGGCGGCACTTGGACCGATGCTGCGCGAATATATCATCAGTGAAGCGATGCATGCGCTAAGGATTCCAAGCACCCGAAGTCTTGCAGTTGTGACAACCGGAGGGCAGATCATTCGTGAAAAACAACTGCCTGGTGCAATCCTTACCCGAGTGGCGTCCAGTCATATTCGAGTCGGTACCTTTCAATATGTGAGAGGAAGGGGAAACGATGAAGACCTTCGGGCGCTCGCTGACTATACAATCGACCGCCATTACCCGTATCTAAAAGATAAAGGTGAGGACCGCTACCTGATTTTATTGAAGGAAGTAATGAAGCGTCAGGCTGAATTGATCGCAAAATGGCAGCTCGTCGGCTTCATTCATGGGGTGATGAACACCGATAACATGACGCTTAGCGGCGAGACAATCGACTATGGACCATGCGCATTCATGGATACGTTCGATGCTGCAACTGTATTCAGTTCAATCGATACTCAGGGTCGATATGCTTATCGCAATCAACCAGCGATCGGTGCATGGAATCTGGCACGGCTTGCAGAAACGCTACTGCCACTCCTTCACGAAGAGCAAGATGAGGCGGTTAAACTTGCGGAAAATGAAATCGGAAAATTTTCTGGTTTTTACAATGCCTACTGGCTTTCTGGAATGCGAGGAAAACTCGGAATTTTCAACGAGGAAGCAGAGGATGAATCCTTATTTGAAGACCTGCTAAAACTCATGCAGGAACATGAAGCTGACTATACGAATACATTCCGAGCATTGACGTTTGATAACCTGGATGATTCAGATCTGTTTAAAGCGGAGAAATTTACCCAGTGGCATAAGCACTGGCAGGAAAGACTCGAAAGACAAGAGGAATCGAAAGACCAGGCCTATCAACTAATGAAGGACAATAATCCAGCCCTGATTCCACGGAATCACCGAGTGGAAGAAGCACTAGAAGCAGCGGTGGAAAGAGGCGACTACAGTGTTATGGAGAGGTTACTGAACGCATTATCAAATCCATACGCATATACTCCAGAACAGGAAGAATATTGTGCACAACCACCGAAAACAGATCGACCATATGTAACGTATTGTGGGACATAA